GCATATCGTTTGGGCTTACTTGAAGGAGGCCTAGTTCACCACGTGTTCCATGTATCATCATCCATGTATAGCATTACTTGTGTTCCATGTATCTCAAGTTCCCAACTGAAGCAACATGTGCGTGATCATACGCCACTGTTCGGTGCATTACCTGAACCTCCTGGCCAGAGGGCTCCACGAGTTATCCCTGAAAAAACCTTGGATTCTCGCCCTGTGAAGACCCGGTGCATCGTCCCCGTGCGGTTGCTGCATTTGCATGCATCATCGTCGTGCAGTCGTCCTCTCTTCTCCGGACCACCAAGTCATGGAGCAGTGTAGTACAGCACAAAAGATGCCACGAGATCGCATCTCGAGCTCACTATCAATGGCCCCATCTCTTCTCCCCCCGTCCCCACTCCCCACCGAAGCTGTCGGTTCGCTCACGGCCACCGGACACGGCTCCTTTGCCGTGCGCTAGGTGACGTTGggccgctgacatgtgggccaggtttCCAACAAGCCCACATGCCAGTGGTAGAACGGCAGGCTGCCGAACGGTAGAGGATCCTCTTCCGCCAGCTTCTTCTCGGGCTCACCGATGGCATCCATTACTGCAGCGATACTCCACCCAGTGATCCGTTCCAAAGCCCAAACACTTGCAAAGAATGGCCTCGGCGGAGCTGGGCAAGAAGCTACGGATCCTGATCATCCCCTTCTTCGCCACCAGCCACATCGGCCCCCACACCGACCTCGCCGTCCGCCTCGCCGCGGCAAGGCCGGGCACCGTCGAGCCCACGCTGGCGGTCACCCCGGCGAACGTCTCGGTCGTTCGAGCGACGCTCCAGCGGCACGGCGCGTCCGCGGCGACCAGCGCCATCAAGATAGCCACCTACCCTTTCCCGGAGGTGGACGGCCTCCCGCTGGGCGTCGAGAACCTCTCTGCCGCCGGGGCCGACGGGTGGCGCATCTTCGACGCGGCCATCGACGAGGCGCTGACGCGGCCCGCGCAGGAGGCGCTTATCAGGGAGCTGTCCCCTGACGCCGTCTTCACCGACGTCCACTTCTTCTGGAACTCCgtcatcgccggcgacctcggcGTGCCGTGCGTTGCGTTCAGCGTCATCGGCACCTTCTCGAACCTTGCCATGAGCCACCTCGGCGGTGAAGTCGACTGCGACTCCGGTTGCGAGGAGGTGATCGTACCACATTTTCCAGGCCCGGAGGTACGGATCCCGAGGACCGAACTGCCCGAGTTCTTGAGGGTCCAGGAAGAACACGACCGATTCAACCCGCGGTTGGCGGGAATACGCAGGTGCTTCGGCCACGCCTTCAACACTTTCTTGGTCCTGGAGAGGCAGTACTGCGAGCTGtacgcgcgctccggccacgccaAGCGCGCCTACTTCCTCGGGCCACTGTCGCTGCCGTTGCCACCGGCCGGAGCAAGCGCCGGCGAGTCACCGTGCATCCGTTGGCTGGGCTCGATGCCCAGAGGCTCGGTGGTATACGTATGCTTCGGTACCTTCGCCTCCATCTCTGAAGATCAGCTCCGGGAGCTGGCTCTCGGGCTGGAAGGTTCTCAGAAGCCGTTCCTGTGGGTGCTGAGGGCCGAGGGGTGGGAGCCGCCGGCGGGGTGGGAGGAGCGTGTCGGGAAGAGGGGGATGCTCGTCAGAGGGTGGGCCCCGCAGACCGCGATCCTGGCTCATCCGGCCGTGGGGGCGTTCCTGACGCACTGCGGGTCGAGCTCGctgctggaggcggcggcggccggcgtgccGATGCTGACGTGGCCGCTGGTGTTCGACCAGTTCATCGAGGAGAGGCTGGTCACGGACGTTCTCAAGATTGGCGAGAGGGTGTGGGACGGGCCACGGAGcacgaaggaggaggagagggagatggtgccggcggcggcggtggcgcgggctgTGGCGAGATTCTTGGAGCCAGGCGGAACGGGGGAGGCGGCGAGGGGCAGAGCGCAGGAGCTCGCCGCCAAGGCTCATGCGGCCGTGTCGGAAGGCGGGTGGTCGTCCTGTGACCTGCGCCGTTTGATCGATGATCTGGTAGAAGCAAGAGCGGCCGCCGGTGGCACCACGGCCACGCCGTCGCTACCTTGAACATCAGCGACTGAAACTGCACTGCAGGCATGCGTGGCATGGGCGTACTCGGTCGTTCTCTGGTGATGGAATGACATTGTCGCAGAGCAGTAGAGCTGTAGATCATGTATAAtacttttttttttagaaaaggaggatgtaccccagcctctgcatctggacgatgcatgcagccatattattaattattcacaaagaccataccaaggtgatacatcaataagcatgaagtcaccatcttggcaacaccggTGCTACTCCTATTCCTATGATGAAGGCGTGCCGAACATccaggcctaataccaaacagacatcgcagtcTAACATCTAAAGCCAGGTgtcccatccaagccactacctggattgggtcccacaccggtctggcacactcccagtgagcaccgcacgctgtaagggccgtcacctccatctTCCCTCGGTCCATCCTCAGAGCATAACTGATGCACcaaccttgccaggcctctctaccatcaacgccaccatgacgccagacagcttcctcctcctgcgtGAGTCCATCTCCTCGCATCAGACGCCGAGACTCCACAGCGCCACGCCGCTAAGAACCGCCACCATCAATGCGAAAGacgaagcaccgctccaccaaagacgcCGTCCTCcggtccctcgagcccgtgtgcacctccaagaatgacgcccccaacggggaaacgacaccagagagccgccgtcatccgatctactgatccagggtttcccccggaggtagcagagagtggccttgaacttctccacgacgatgccttcgggaagggaacgacgcagacagcgtcgccatcgccggccttggcaatagccaatagcaggttttcacccagatctgatcgaagacctctatctctcgtgcacgggccgccgcCATCCCTGCCGGGATCTCAACGAAGACTCCAAGGAGTGGATCGGCGCCGCGGCGTCGTCGTCGTTGTGGCCGCCGACTTTATAATACATACTCCCTCCTCCGTTTctgtttcaaaataagtgtctcaactttatacttcCTTCGTTTCTTTTTAGTTGGACGCGGATATCCACCACACGTGTGGTATATTAGACATGCGCCCACACACCATGTGTGGtgtgagcaggaggcagcccacacgagctgtgtgtgggcggacattagaattgcccacacgtgtgggctcggctacttcgtgccacacgcccaacaagtactactcatctccaccccgcgcgtgtggcacgaagcaaaaatgcccacacgtcctggcgcagctacgttaggtacccgcgggataacgatttagttgccatcctggttggcagatgtagttatctgGGATGACAAGTGTACTTATAAAAGtatggcaactctatctgttttgattagctatagttgccatgtctaatttatggtagttgccgcatgtaatcaaaccgtagttgccgtgtgtgattactacttgccacatatggtcaaacagtagttgctatgtgtgtttacctagttgccatgtgtggtacaaccatagttgccatgtatggttaatcacagttgccatgtgtgtttatctggttgccacgtacgcgcaactgcagttgccgtctagcaaagaatcacagttgccaggttcgcgtaactgcagttgccatccacaacgcaggagtgtcgtgtgggcgaaaagcagttcgcccacacgcgcatggactaggtggtggctgtgtaggcagaaactagttcgcccacacagcgcagctggcaaCAGCGAGGTGCGGggcgtgtgggcaaactctccaaTGCCCACACACCAACCCCGTCCTACGTGGCACATCAAATCCACATTTCATGTCAAGATTTGTGCAAAAGACAATCAACGACCATccaggcgtgtgggcgagttgaagaacgcccacacgtgtgggcgttagtgtttccgttTTAGTTTACATATAAGATttagtcaaagtcaaactttataaaatttgactagctttgtaggaaaagatatcaacatccacactatgaaatcaatactattagatgcatgatgaaattaattttcataacatataacttcagtattgtagatgttaatatttttttctataaagttagtcaaactttataaatttgacttgaccaaattttatatgcggactacaaagaaacggagggagtactaactttagtacaaagttgtactaagagCATTTCCAACAAACGCGCTATCTTAGCCTCGCGTTGAAAAGTAAAACAGTTTCTTTGCACGCGTCGGGCCGTAATGGGCGCTCCAGCAGCCGCGCAATAATCACACGTGCGGTATAATGGGTTCGGCGCGCGGAGGAAAACGACATCGCGCACAGCTTACTTcgtgcgcccgctcccgcgcgctggacATTCGTGCACGAGCGACCAACTGCCACCAACCTCTCCGGCCGCCCCGCCTTCACCCCGCCCCGTGCAGCCGCCGGCGAAATTTGACCGATGGAAGGCCGCGCCGACATCCCCCCAACCCCTCCCTACACCCGCAACCcttctgccgctgccgccgccgcaaaccctagtGCGGGGTTGAGCTTCGGCTTCGCCGGCGGCGGCCCTCCTCCAAGCACCGGTCTCACACGCGGCCTTTTCATGGCGCCACGGACGAACTCGCAAGGTGGCGTCGCACCGCCGTGAAGCCACGGGACCCCCGTCTCCAAGCGACCgaatgcagcggcggcggcggcccaggAAGAAGAACAAAGCGGCGGACGGCTTTTCTAGGCTACCGAGGAAGAAGCCTGCATGGCGGTCGGCCACGCCTCCGCCGACCGAAGCGCCGGAGAGCTCGTAATTTGTTGCGACGGCGGCCGATTcgcacaaggtgtttgatgaaattccCACAAGGTATGATTTTGCCGCCTTTTTTTGTTGTTATCTTTTACA
This DNA window, taken from Triticum aestivum cultivar Chinese Spring chromosome 1D, IWGSC CS RefSeq v2.1, whole genome shotgun sequence, encodes the following:
- the LOC123182512 gene encoding UDP-glycosyltransferase 73C4 is translated as MASAELGKKLRILIIPFFATSHIGPHTDLAVRLAAARPGTVEPTLAVTPANVSVVRATLQRHGASAATSAIKIATYPFPEVDGLPLGVENLSAAGADGWRIFDAAIDEALTRPAQEALIRELSPDAVFTDVHFFWNSVIAGDLGVPCVAFSVIGTFSNLAMSHLGGEVDCDSGCEEVIVPHFPGPEVRIPRTELPEFLRVQEEHDRFNPRLAGIRRCFGHAFNTFLVLERQYCELYARSGHAKRAYFLGPLSLPLPPAGASAGESPCIRWLGSMPRGSVVYVCFGTFASISEDQLRELALGLEGSQKPFLWVLRAEGWEPPAGWEERVGKRGMLVRGWAPQTAILAHPAVGAFLTHCGSSSLLEAAAAGVPMLTWPLVFDQFIEERLVTDVLKIGERVWDGPRSTKEEEREMVPAAAVARAVARFLEPGGTGEAARGRAQELAAKAHAAVSEGGWSSCDLRRLIDDLVEARAAAGGTTATPSLP